One segment of Pasteurella skyensis DNA contains the following:
- a CDS encoding SIMPL domain-containing protein → MENTKKSSYLSIFGIILAIGLMASAFILGNQFKNLRETGVITVKGLAEAEHKATVGTWKVRIYGWGATYADAMKANQYNLNQAVHFLEKKGFLEKDREITDLSVSQRIEYYTDDNGKSRQRENGFDATRNIIISTKDLFSLQRALVEIQQLRADNQAISFDSPDYYLENLEQIKRELIAKATKDAYVRAKEFAQTSGVSVGVLKSASQGSFNIKSTRPGDDNSDYGGSYDTTTIDKKVRLVVTIKYAIDG, encoded by the coding sequence ATGGAAAACACTAAAAAATCAAGTTACCTTTCTATTTTTGGCATTATTTTGGCTATTGGCTTAATGGCATCCGCATTTATTTTAGGTAATCAATTTAAAAACTTACGTGAAACAGGTGTGATTACTGTAAAAGGTTTAGCAGAAGCAGAGCATAAAGCAACGGTTGGTACGTGGAAAGTCCGTATTTATGGTTGGGGTGCAACCTATGCTGATGCAATGAAAGCCAATCAATATAACTTAAATCAAGCAGTTCACTTTTTGGAAAAAAAGGGTTTCTTAGAGAAAGATCGAGAAATTACCGATTTATCCGTATCGCAACGCATTGAATATTACACCGATGACAATGGCAAAAGTCGTCAGCGTGAAAATGGTTTTGATGCAACTCGTAATATTATTATTTCAACCAAAGATTTGTTCAGTTTGCAAAGGGCATTAGTTGAAATACAACAATTGAGAGCAGATAATCAAGCAATTAGTTTTGATAGTCCTGATTACTATCTTGAAAATTTAGAGCAAATTAAAAGAGAGCTTATTGCGAAAGCAACCAAAGATGCTTATGTCAGAGCCAAAGAGTTTGCACAAACCAGTGGTGTGAGTGTTGGCGTTTTAAAATCTGCTTCACAGGGATCATTTAACATCAAATCCACTCGTCCAGGTGATGATAACAGTGATTATGGCGGCAGTTATGATACCACGACCATTGATAAGAAAGTGCGTTTAGTGGTAACCATTAAATATGCTATTGATGGTTAA
- the ltaE gene encoding low-specificity L-threonine aldolase produces the protein MNKIIDFRSDTLTKPSAEMKNVMFNAPLGDDVYKEDPSVNKLEHYIAKLAKKEAALFVPSGTQSNLLALLSHCQRGDEYICGQDAHIYKYEAGGGAVLGGIQPQPIEFEKDASLSLEKIKEKIKVDDFHFAKTKLLCLENTHHGQVLSLEYLKEVSQFAKKHHLLLHLDGARIFNAVVALDIELSDITQYFDSISICLSKGLGAPVGSILIGSRSFIDTATRYRKMLGGGLRQSGILASAGLYALQHQVADLKKDHNNATLLANELNKLDKITVISHHTNMIFIQTAQPQKLLDYLKANNVLISGYGALRIVVHRDISTEDINQVIEIFKKY, from the coding sequence ATGAACAAAATCATAGACTTTAGAAGTGATACGCTAACAAAACCTTCAGCAGAAATGAAAAACGTGATGTTTAATGCTCCATTGGGTGATGACGTATATAAAGAAGATCCTAGTGTCAATAAGTTGGAGCACTATATTGCAAAATTAGCTAAAAAAGAAGCCGCTCTTTTTGTTCCTAGTGGAACACAATCAAATTTATTAGCACTGTTGAGTCATTGCCAAAGAGGTGATGAATATATTTGTGGGCAAGATGCTCACATATATAAATATGAAGCAGGCGGTGGTGCTGTTTTAGGTGGTATACAGCCTCAACCTATAGAATTTGAAAAAGATGCCAGTTTAAGCTTAGAGAAAATCAAAGAAAAAATAAAAGTAGATGATTTTCACTTTGCTAAAACAAAACTACTGTGTTTAGAAAACACCCATCACGGACAGGTTTTAAGTTTAGAATACTTAAAAGAAGTAAGCCAGTTTGCGAAAAAACATCATCTTCTGTTACACCTTGATGGTGCTAGAATTTTTAATGCCGTTGTCGCTTTAGATATAGAATTATCTGATATTACCCAGTATTTTGACTCTATTTCTATTTGTTTATCAAAAGGATTAGGCGCTCCTGTTGGTTCTATTCTAATCGGCTCTAGAAGTTTCATTGACACTGCCACAAGATACAGAAAAATGCTCGGTGGTGGGTTACGTCAATCTGGTATACTGGCTAGCGCGGGTCTATATGCACTACAACACCAAGTTGCAGACTTAAAGAAAGATCATAATAATGCAACACTTTTAGCTAATGAATTAAACAAACTCGACAAAATTACGGTAATTTCGCATCATACCAATATGATTTTTATCCAAACAGCACAACCTCAAAAATTGTTAGATTATTTGAAAGCGAATAACGTTTTAATATCAGGGTATGGGGCATTACGTATTGTGGTACATCGAGATATTTCAACAGAAGACATAAATCAAGTTATTGAAATATTTAAAAAATATTGA
- the glnS gene encoding glutamine--tRNA ligase, with protein MSNENLTSEAGKRANFITHIIDEDLASGKHSRVYTRFPPEPNGYLHIGHAKSICLNFGLAQDYKGLCNLRFDDTNPTKEDVEYVDSIKQDVEWLGFKWEGEPRYASDYFDALYGYAIELIEKGLAYVDELSPDEMREYRGTLTEAGKNSPYRDRSVEENLALFEKMKKGEFAEGKACLRAKVDMASPFMVMRDPVLYRVKFASHHQTGDKWCIYPMYDFTHCISDAIERITHSICTLEFQDNRRIYDWVLENISIERPLPHQYEFSRLNLEGTLTSKRKLLKLVEDKIVDGWDDPRMPTISGLRRRGYTPASLREFCHRIGVTKQDNVVEYSALEACIRDDLNTNASRAMAVINPVKVIIENFEGNEEILNAPNHPQNEEMGTREVPFGRELYIDEADFREEANKKYKRLVLGKEVRLRNAYVIKAERVEKDENGNITTIFCTYDPETLGKNPADGRKVKGVIHWVSATNNKPAEFRVYNRLFTEPNPAAEDDVYTVLNPASLVVKNGFVEKSLADAKVGVGYQFEREGYYCLDSKDGSKDNLVFNLTVSLKEGF; from the coding sequence ATGAGCAACGAAAATTTAACGTCAGAAGCAGGAAAAAGAGCAAATTTTATTACCCATATTATTGATGAAGATTTAGCATCAGGTAAGCACTCTCGAGTTTATACTCGCTTTCCACCAGAACCAAATGGGTATTTGCATATAGGGCATGCCAAATCTATTTGTTTAAACTTTGGTCTTGCTCAGGACTATAAGGGGTTATGTAACTTACGTTTTGATGATACCAATCCAACCAAAGAAGATGTGGAATATGTTGATTCAATCAAACAAGACGTTGAATGGCTAGGCTTTAAATGGGAAGGCGAACCACGTTATGCATCAGATTATTTTGATGCCCTTTATGGCTATGCGATTGAATTGATCGAAAAAGGCTTAGCTTATGTTGATGAATTATCACCTGATGAAATGCGTGAATATCGTGGCACATTAACCGAAGCAGGTAAAAATAGCCCTTATCGTGACCGTAGTGTAGAAGAAAATTTAGCCTTATTTGAAAAAATGAAAAAGGGTGAATTTGCAGAGGGTAAAGCCTGTTTACGTGCTAAAGTGGATATGGCATCACCATTTATGGTTATGCGTGATCCTGTACTTTACCGTGTGAAATTTGCAAGCCATCATCAAACAGGTGATAAATGGTGCATTTATCCAATGTACGATTTTACGCACTGTATTTCTGATGCGATTGAGCGTATTACCCACTCAATTTGTACCCTTGAATTCCAAGACAACCGCCGTATTTATGATTGGGTGTTAGAAAATATTTCAATTGAAAGACCGTTACCTCATCAGTATGAATTTTCTCGTTTGAATTTAGAAGGTACACTAACCTCAAAACGTAAATTATTAAAATTAGTTGAAGATAAAATCGTGGACGGTTGGGACGATCCTCGTATGCCGACGATTTCAGGCTTACGTCGTCGTGGTTATACCCCAGCTTCATTGCGTGAATTCTGCCACCGTATTGGTGTCACAAAACAAGATAATGTGGTGGAATACAGTGCGTTAGAAGCTTGTATTCGTGATGATTTGAATACCAATGCGTCTCGTGCAATGGCAGTAATCAATCCTGTTAAAGTAATTATTGAAAATTTTGAAGGTAATGAAGAAATTTTAAACGCACCAAATCACCCTCAAAATGAAGAAATGGGAACACGTGAAGTGCCATTCGGACGTGAACTTTATATTGATGAAGCGGATTTCCGTGAAGAAGCAAACAAAAAATATAAACGCTTAGTGTTAGGCAAAGAAGTACGTTTGCGTAATGCCTATGTGATTAAAGCAGAACGTGTAGAAAAAGATGAGAATGGTAACATCACTACCATTTTCTGTACTTACGATCCTGAAACACTAGGTAAAAATCCAGCAGACGGTCGTAAAGTAAAAGGTGTTATTCATTGGGTTTCTGCAACTAATAATAAACCTGCTGAATTTAGAGTTTACAATCGCTTATTCACCGAGCCAAATCCAGCAGCTGAAGATGATGTATATACAGTATTAAATCCAGCGTCTTTAGTTGTTAAAAATGGTTTTGTTGAAAAATCATTAGCGGATGCAAAAGTTGGCGTAGGTTATCAATTTGAGCGTGAAGGTTATTACTGTTTAGATAGCAAAGACGGCTCAAAAGATAATTTAGTCTTTAACTTAACAGTGAGTTTGAAAGAAGGGTTTTAA
- a CDS encoding GDSL-type esterase/lipase family protein, whose translation MKINFLGDSITYGYELDNKDVWTTLIQEKRKEDIIINRGISGDSTTGMLTRFQTQILTDNPDIMHLMGGLNDVFSGAKAKHIQANFFALSHQAKFYGIKTVVGICPLPIKEMLEEDFKAFIKFDDAYKQMKKLNQWLRTYNTISDSISIIDYEKELKNYYQSNIQDLYLDGVHLNEQGNKVLAQIFLDNFSV comes from the coding sequence ATGAAAATTAATTTTTTAGGGGATAGCATTACTTATGGTTATGAGCTTGATAATAAAGACGTCTGGACAACGCTTATTCAAGAGAAGAGAAAAGAAGATATTATTATAAATCGAGGGATTTCAGGAGATTCAACAACTGGAATGCTAACAAGATTTCAAACCCAAATTCTTACTGATAATCCTGATATTATGCATCTAATGGGCGGTTTAAATGATGTATTTTCTGGTGCAAAAGCAAAACACATTCAAGCGAATTTTTTTGCGCTTTCTCATCAAGCTAAATTTTATGGTATAAAAACAGTGGTTGGAATATGCCCTCTTCCTATTAAAGAGATGTTAGAAGAAGATTTTAAAGCCTTTATTAAATTTGATGATGCTTATAAACAAATGAAAAAACTCAATCAATGGCTACGTACATATAATACAATTTCAGACAGTATATCCATTATTGACTATGAAAAAGAATTAAAAAACTACTATCAAAGCAATATTCAAGATTTATACTTAGATGGCGTTCACTTAAATGAACAGGGAAATAAGGTTTTAGCACAAATATTCCTTGATAACTTTTCGGTTTAA
- a CDS encoding helix-turn-helix domain-containing protein, with the protein MKKLRSSIHSYEQQWLRELFINQRKRLGLSQRALAEKMGVVYSLIGKIETGDRRLDIIEFIQYCEVLELDPQIIIDKLSQILDKSSPKR; encoded by the coding sequence ATGAAAAAATTACGATCTTCAATACATTCTTACGAGCAGCAGTGGTTACGTGAATTATTTATTAACCAACGAAAAAGGCTCGGTCTTTCGCAACGTGCATTAGCTGAAAAAATGGGCGTCGTTTATTCGTTGATAGGAAAAATAGAAACGGGGGATCGTCGCTTAGATATTATTGAATTTATTCAGTATTGTGAAGTTTTAGAGCTTGATCCTCAAATTATTATTGATAAACTTTCACAAATCTTAGATAAATCCTCTCCTAAACGTTAA
- the hslR gene encoding ribosome-associated heat shock protein Hsp15 produces the protein MRKAQQKNKKGREESEAIRLDKWLWAARFYKTRTIAKAMIEGGKVHYNGQRIKSSKVVEIGAKVILRQGNEEKEVEILEISDQRKGAPEAQKLYQETAESIEKREKMALARKMNYLSMPHPDRRPNKKERRDLIKFKHSEK, from the coding sequence ATGAGAAAAGCACAGCAAAAAAATAAGAAAGGTAGAGAAGAGTCTGAAGCAATTCGTTTAGATAAATGGCTTTGGGCTGCACGTTTTTATAAGACTCGTACCATTGCCAAGGCAATGATTGAGGGAGGGAAAGTACATTATAATGGACAACGCATTAAATCGAGCAAAGTGGTAGAAATTGGTGCGAAGGTGATATTGCGTCAAGGTAATGAGGAAAAAGAAGTAGAAATTCTTGAAATCAGCGATCAACGTAAAGGGGCACCAGAAGCTCAAAAATTGTATCAAGAAACAGCAGAAAGCATTGAAAAAAGAGAAAAAATGGCGTTGGCTCGTAAAATGAATTATCTTTCTATGCCACACCCAGATAGACGACCAAATAAAAAAGAACGTCGTGATTTAATTAAATTTAAACATTCGGAGAAATAA
- the hslO gene encoding Hsp33 family molecular chaperone HslO, producing the protein MTSTQDYTKDYTQDNDKLYRYLFQNRAVRGQWLRLNNTFTETLNTHHYPKPVQDLLGEMLVATSLLTATLKFEGTITVQIQGGEGALKLAVVNGNEKQQMRALARVDGEIADNTTLQQMVGEKGVLIISVMPENGERYQGVVALDKETISECLEEYFTRSEQLKTQLIIRVGEFNGEAVGAGVLLQVMPDGTGTPEDFEHLAALTSTIKNEEIFGLTAQELLFRLYHEETVEVYESQPVSFKCGCSRERSAGALLLVSDEEITEMLAAKQGIIDMQCECCGTQYFFDEKAIQELKAVS; encoded by the coding sequence ATGACTTCAACACAAGATTACACCAAAGACTATACCCAAGATAATGATAAATTGTACCGCTATCTATTCCAAAATCGTGCAGTGCGAGGACAGTGGTTACGTTTAAATAACACCTTCACAGAAACTTTAAATACTCACCATTACCCAAAGCCAGTACAAGATTTATTAGGTGAAATGCTAGTCGCAACCAGTTTATTGACTGCAACATTAAAATTTGAAGGGACGATTACCGTACAAATTCAAGGTGGTGAAGGTGCATTAAAATTAGCGGTAGTAAATGGTAATGAAAAACAGCAAATGCGAGCCTTAGCACGTGTGGATGGTGAGATTGCAGACAATACAACATTACAGCAAATGGTGGGCGAGAAAGGGGTCTTGATTATTTCTGTGATGCCTGAAAATGGCGAACGTTATCAAGGTGTTGTTGCCCTAGATAAGGAAACCATTAGTGAATGTTTAGAAGAGTATTTTACTCGTTCAGAACAGCTTAAAACACAGTTAATTATTCGCGTGGGTGAGTTTAATGGAGAAGCCGTTGGTGCAGGAGTCTTATTACAAGTTATGCCTGATGGTACAGGTACACCAGAGGATTTCGAACACTTAGCGGCATTAACGTCCACAATCAAAAATGAAGAAATATTTGGTTTAACCGCACAAGAATTGTTGTTCCGTTTATATCACGAAGAAACAGTTGAAGTTTATGAATCTCAACCTGTGAGTTTTAAATGTGGCTGTTCAAGAGAGCGTTCAGCAGGAGCATTATTATTAGTTTCAGATGAAGAAATTACTGAAATGTTAGCGGCAAAACAAGGGATTATAGATATGCAGTGCGAATGCTGTGGCACACAATATTTCTTTGATGAAAAAGCCATTCAAGAATTGAAAGCGGTCAGTTAA
- the xthA gene encoding exodeoxyribonuclease III: MKFISFNINGLRARPHQLEAIIEKHQPDVIGLQEIKVSDEDFPHQLVEHLGYHVFYHGQKGHYGVALLTKAEPLAVRKGFPTDDENAQRRMIMADLATPFGTLTVLNGYFPQGENRKHETKFPAKEKFYADLQHYLETAHSPENPIIVMGDINISPTDLDIGIGEPNRKRWLQTGKCSFLPEEREWLATLQGYGFTDTFRMMNPDADDKYSWFDYRSKGINDNRGLRIDVILATDILVKCCVDTGIDLDIRKMEKPSDHAPIWATFNLSG, encoded by the coding sequence ATGAAATTTATCTCTTTTAATATCAATGGATTACGAGCAAGACCCCATCAGCTAGAGGCGATTATTGAAAAACATCAACCCGATGTAATTGGATTACAAGAAATCAAAGTTTCTGATGAAGATTTTCCCCATCAATTAGTCGAACATTTAGGCTATCACGTGTTTTATCACGGTCAAAAAGGACATTATGGTGTAGCGTTATTGACTAAAGCAGAACCTTTGGCAGTGCGTAAAGGCTTTCCTACAGACGATGAGAATGCACAAAGACGTATGATTATGGCAGATCTGGCAACGCCTTTTGGCACATTGACTGTTTTAAATGGCTATTTTCCACAGGGAGAAAATCGTAAGCACGAAACTAAATTTCCTGCTAAAGAAAAATTTTACGCTGATTTACAACATTATTTGGAAACAGCACATTCTCCTGAAAATCCAATTATTGTAATGGGAGATATCAATATCAGCCCTACAGATTTAGATATTGGTATAGGTGAACCAAACCGTAAGCGTTGGCTACAAACGGGTAAATGTTCATTTTTACCAGAAGAAAGAGAGTGGTTGGCAACATTACAAGGCTATGGCTTTACAGATACTTTTAGAATGATGAACCCTGATGCTGATGATAAATATTCGTGGTTTGATTACCGCTCAAAAGGTATTAATGATAATCGAGGTTTACGCATTGATGTTATATTAGCGACAGATATTTTAGTCAAATGTTGTGTGGATACAGGGATTGATTTAGATATTCGTAAAATGGAAAAACCTTCAGATCACGCACCCATTTGGGCAACATTTAATCTATCAGGCTAA
- a CDS encoding cytochrome ubiquinol oxidase subunit I, translating into MLDVVELSRLQFALTALYHFLFVPLTLGLSFILVIMETLYVSTGKEVYKDMTKFWGKLFGINFALGVTTGITMEFQFGTNWSYYSHYVGDIFGAPLAIEGLMAFFLESTFVGLFFFGWERLSKAKHLFATYCVAFGSNFSALWILVANGWMQNPEGSHFNFETMRMEMASFADLVLNPVAQSKFLHTVTAGYTCGAIFVLGISSYYILKGRDLGFAKRSFSVGATFGLVAILSVIVMGDESGYEIGQAQPMKLATMEGEWHTQEAPADWHAIVIPNSAEKKNDFEFSIPYAAGIIVTRSLDKQFKGIHDIRAENEQRIRNGIIAYGLLERLRSGNYVEAEKVAFKEQYQKDLGFGLLLKAYTDKVVDATEEQIQKAADSTVPNVGPTFWSFRIMMAAGGLMLLLLGFAFFQNLKGRVGSSPLFLKALLFGIPLPWIAIESGWFLAEYGRQPWAIYNVLPTGVANSSLTTVDLWISIGLLCGLYTIFLVAEMYLMFKYARLGPSSLKTGRYHFEQSAK; encoded by the coding sequence ATGTTGGACGTTGTTGAACTTTCTCGATTGCAGTTTGCGTTAACTGCATTATACCACTTCTTATTTGTACCATTAACATTGGGGCTTTCTTTTATTCTTGTAATAATGGAAACCCTTTATGTTTCAACAGGTAAAGAAGTGTATAAAGATATGACTAAGTTCTGGGGTAAGTTATTTGGGATTAACTTTGCTCTTGGGGTAACAACAGGGATTACTATGGAATTCCAGTTTGGTACTAACTGGTCGTACTATTCTCACTATGTAGGTGATATTTTTGGAGCACCATTAGCAATTGAAGGCTTAATGGCATTTTTCTTAGAATCTACATTCGTTGGTCTTTTCTTTTTCGGTTGGGAGCGTTTATCGAAAGCAAAACACCTATTCGCTACATACTGTGTAGCATTTGGTTCTAATTTTTCTGCGCTATGGATTCTAGTCGCCAATGGTTGGATGCAGAACCCAGAAGGTTCGCACTTCAATTTTGAGACAATGCGAATGGAAATGGCAAGTTTTGCAGATTTAGTATTAAATCCTGTTGCTCAATCTAAATTCTTACATACAGTAACAGCAGGTTATACTTGTGGAGCTATTTTTGTTTTAGGTATTAGTTCTTACTATATTTTAAAAGGGCGTGATTTAGGCTTTGCGAAACGCTCATTTTCAGTAGGTGCAACTTTTGGTTTAGTTGCTATTCTTTCTGTAATTGTGATGGGTGATGAATCAGGTTATGAAATTGGTCAAGCTCAGCCTATGAAATTAGCAACAATGGAAGGTGAATGGCACACTCAAGAAGCACCAGCTGATTGGCACGCCATTGTTATTCCAAATTCAGCAGAGAAGAAAAATGATTTTGAATTTTCAATTCCTTATGCAGCTGGAATCATTGTTACTCGTTCTTTAGATAAGCAATTTAAAGGGATTCACGACATTCGAGCAGAAAACGAACAGCGGATTCGTAATGGTATCATTGCTTATGGATTATTAGAAAGATTACGTTCGGGTAACTATGTTGAAGCCGAAAAAGTTGCGTTTAAAGAGCAATATCAGAAAGATCTTGGATTTGGTTTATTGTTAAAAGCATATACTGATAAAGTGGTAGATGCGACAGAAGAACAAATTCAAAAAGCAGCAGATTCAACTGTTCCTAACGTTGGTCCAACATTCTGGTCATTCCGCATAATGATGGCAGCAGGTGGATTAATGCTGTTACTTCTCGGATTTGCATTTTTCCAAAACTTGAAAGGTCGAGTAGGTAGCAGTCCATTATTCTTAAAAGCATTATTATTTGGTATTCCATTACCTTGGATTGCAATTGAAAGTGGTTGGTTCTTAGCTGAGTATGGTCGTCAACCTTGGGCAATTTATAATGTTCTACCAACAGGGGTTGCAAACTCATCATTAACTACTGTCGATCTTTGGATTTCAATCGGATTGTTATGTGGTTTATACACAATTTTCTTGGTAGCAGAAATGTATTTAATGTTCAAATATGCTCGTTTAGGGCCTAGTTCATTAAAAACAGGTCGTTATCATTTTGAACAATCTGCGAAATAA
- the cydB gene encoding cytochrome d ubiquinol oxidase subunit II: MLDYEILRFIWWILIGVLLIGFSITDGFDMGVLTLLPVMGKSNIERRIMINTIAPHWDGNQVWLLTAGGAIFAAWPTVYATSFSGFYLAMIVVLAALFFRPVGFEYRAKIDSPLWRSAWDWGLFIGGFVPSLIFGVAFGNLLQGVPFEFNNINQVQYTGSFFGLLNPFALLCGVVSLMMLTTQGATWLQMKTTGDLRVRARNIAQLTATVTLVAFLLAGAWLYFKDGFVIMSDMDHNAASIFTTKTVALEQGAWFSNFMNLPVLFIIPALAVLGALGTIFASKADRNGFAFLSSSIMQVGVILTAGVSMFPFVMPSISHPEMSLTMWDATASENTLTVMFYVACVFVPIVLGYTLWSYIAMFGRLDAKHIETSKAAY, translated from the coding sequence ATGTTAGATTATGAAATTCTACGTTTTATTTGGTGGATTTTAATTGGTGTTTTATTAATTGGTTTTTCTATTACTGATGGTTTTGATATGGGAGTATTAACACTGTTACCAGTAATGGGTAAAAGCAATATAGAGCGTCGTATTATGATTAATACAATTGCACCTCATTGGGATGGTAACCAAGTTTGGTTATTAACAGCAGGTGGTGCAATTTTCGCAGCGTGGCCAACAGTTTATGCAACATCATTCTCTGGTTTTTATCTTGCGATGATTGTTGTGTTAGCGGCACTATTCTTCCGTCCAGTTGGTTTTGAATATCGAGCAAAAATTGATTCACCATTATGGAGAAGTGCTTGGGATTGGGGATTATTTATCGGTGGTTTTGTGCCATCATTAATTTTCGGTGTGGCATTTGGTAATTTATTACAGGGTGTTCCATTTGAATTTAATAATATCAATCAAGTTCAATATACTGGGTCATTCTTTGGTCTATTAAACCCATTCGCATTACTTTGTGGTGTAGTGAGTTTAATGATGCTAACAACACAAGGTGCGACTTGGTTACAAATGAAGACGACAGGTGATTTACGTGTGCGTGCAAGAAATATTGCACAACTTACCGCTACAGTCACATTAGTTGCATTCTTATTAGCAGGGGCTTGGTTATATTTCAAAGATGGCTTTGTGATTATGAGTGATATGGATCATAATGCAGCATCCATTTTTACAACTAAAACTGTCGCTTTAGAGCAAGGTGCTTGGTTTAGTAACTTTATGAATTTACCTGTACTATTTATTATCCCTGCATTGGCGGTACTTGGTGCATTAGGTACGATTTTTGCTTCAAAAGCAGATCGTAACGGCTTTGCATTCTTATCATCATCAATTATGCAAGTAGGTGTAATTTTAACCGCAGGTGTATCAATGTTCCCATTTGTAATGCCATCAATTTCTCATCCAGAAATGAGCTTAACAATGTGGGATGCAACGGCAAGTGAAAATACATTAACCGTAATGTTCTATGTTGCTTGTGTGTTTGTGCCAATCGTACTGGGTTATACTCTTTGGAGTTATATCGCAATGTTTGGTCGTCTTGATGCGAAACATATTGAAACTAGCAAGGCAGCTTACTAA
- a CDS encoding CydX/CbdX family cytochrome bd oxidase small subunit codes for MFYVTWVLGVSLAILFSVIMTVKAEKTGKLDE; via the coding sequence ATGTTCTATGTTACTTGGGTATTAGGTGTCTCACTTGCTATTTTATTTTCTGTTATAATGACTGTGAAAGCAGAAAAAACAGGTAAATTAGACGAGTAA
- the ybgE gene encoding cyd operon protein YbgE — translation MIDTLYKLTSKGLLKALSFILASLLFGLILLNSATFAQQFGGKIPYLAIITFYGMAILWIHGIGFEIKHTFWKIIFLPLLGYLIVLSTIIRILFQ, via the coding sequence ATGATAGATACACTCTATAAATTAACATCAAAGGGCTTGTTGAAAGCCCTTTCTTTCATTCTAGCTTCGCTGTTGTTTGGATTGATTTTATTAAATTCAGCCACCTTTGCTCAACAATTTGGTGGAAAAATTCCTTATTTAGCGATTATAACCTTTTATGGAATGGCAATATTATGGATCCATGGTATAGGTTTTGAAATTAAACATACTTTTTGGAAAATCATATTTTTACCATTACTAGGTTATCTCATTGTACTCAGTACAATAATTAGGATCTTGTTTCAATAA
- the ybgC gene encoding tol-pal system-associated acyl-CoA thioesterase, with product MDFPIRVYYEDTDAGGVVYHANYLHFFERARTEFLRQCGFSQNLLLVSGLAFVVKKMTIDYKMAARLDDLLTVKTKVMELGKAKVVFSQSIWREQDCLSQATVVVASVDLNQMKPVAMPEEIRQIFKQLLISEFS from the coding sequence ATGGATTTTCCAATACGTGTATATTATGAAGATACAGATGCAGGTGGTGTAGTCTATCACGCCAATTACCTACATTTTTTTGAGCGAGCAAGAACAGAGTTTTTACGTCAATGTGGTTTCTCACAAAATCTTTTATTGGTCAGTGGGTTAGCTTTTGTGGTGAAGAAAATGACTATTGATTATAAAATGGCAGCACGTTTAGATGATTTATTAACAGTAAAAACTAAGGTAATGGAACTAGGTAAAGCAAAAGTTGTCTTTTCTCAGAGTATATGGCGAGAACAAGATTGTCTAAGTCAAGCAACTGTTGTTGTGGCAAGTGTTGATTTAAACCAAATGAAACCAGTGGCGATGCCTGAAGAGATTCGTCAAATATTTAAACAATTATTAATATCGGAGTTTTCTTAG